The following proteins are co-located in the Pyrococcus abyssi GE5 genome:
- a CDS encoding sodium-dependent transporter → MAKRTVYFVFIFIAYTLGIWTFTLIPRILVGGGLTALALLTVASLIIGALVTMEVNEVKNRPYKIHEFMTKFVKMPAISLVLLSFVIVVTAIDAHYTGLALSRIIGAKIPFVGIVAIILALALLIGMRTRSLDFIVGSSILTMILIMAGALFLKRQADMYIIDEIPRLTVQGIIDSIKGFTTGINFLQTEIIFMVALLVFGLGVGFYYVIGGPLARLGVDVRKVVIGTIGLQLILSIVALLTVAYSIGIAYQGYWNAYSMGSDVQFLMIQKEYWGPLYDEYIQRGEIMRPKYTIESLYSIPNMLRDLNIEGSTKTILALMGSFFLAGFTTLLVLLETGGQLVMDVFQVTRRQGILWASILSSVMAILVYFEQLRMILLGTLLGTTALIGLVEFLPVIKLRKSATSYILAGLILLLGIGTIAATFQFGGYYRLGILVGLMLLLPLGFNNMLLKTKS, encoded by the coding sequence ATGGCCAAGAGAACTGTGTACTTTGTATTTATTTTTATAGCATATACATTGGGAATTTGGACGTTCACATTAATTCCAAGGATACTAGTAGGTGGCGGTTTAACTGCCTTAGCATTACTAACAGTTGCTTCCCTGATAATAGGAGCATTAGTAACTATGGAAGTCAATGAAGTAAAGAACAGGCCATATAAAATCCATGAATTTATGACGAAGTTCGTTAAAATGCCCGCAATTTCACTTGTTCTGTTGAGCTTTGTAATTGTAGTAACAGCTATAGATGCCCATTATACCGGTCTAGCACTGTCAAGAATTATTGGAGCGAAAATCCCATTCGTAGGAATCGTTGCGATAATCTTAGCACTTGCACTTCTAATAGGAATGAGAACAAGGTCTCTCGACTTCATAGTTGGTTCCTCGATTTTGACGATGATACTAATAATGGCAGGGGCCTTATTCCTTAAGAGGCAGGCCGATATGTACATAATAGATGAAATTCCTAGATTAACTGTTCAGGGAATCATAGATTCGATTAAGGGGTTTACAACAGGTATTAACTTTCTCCAGACCGAAATAATATTTATGGTAGCATTACTAGTTTTTGGGTTAGGCGTCGGCTTTTACTATGTCATTGGAGGGCCACTAGCAAGGCTTGGAGTTGACGTGAGAAAGGTCGTCATTGGAACCATTGGCTTGCAACTAATACTTTCAATTGTTGCTCTCCTAACGGTAGCATACTCTATAGGGATAGCTTACCAAGGCTACTGGAACGCATATTCCATGGGCTCTGACGTTCAATTCCTAATGATTCAGAAGGAATACTGGGGCCCATTATACGATGAGTACATTCAGAGAGGGGAAATTATGAGGCCGAAGTATACAATAGAGAGTCTATACAGCATTCCCAACATGTTAAGAGACCTTAACATTGAGGGGAGCACTAAGACAATACTAGCTCTTATGGGTTCATTTTTCCTAGCCGGATTCACGACATTATTAGTCCTCTTAGAAACAGGTGGACAACTTGTAATGGATGTATTTCAGGTTACCAGGAGACAGGGTATACTGTGGGCCTCTATACTCTCATCAGTAATGGCAATCCTAGTTTACTTTGAGCAATTGAGGATGATTCTCCTGGGAACTTTGCTAGGAACTACGGCACTAATAGGACTAGTCGAGTTCTTGCCGGTAATTAAGCTCAGGAAAAGTGCAACTTCCTACATATTAGCCGGATTAATTCTCCTTTTAGGTATCGGAACTATTGCCGCCACGTTCCAATTTGGCGGATACTACAGACTAGGAATATTAGTAGGGTTAATGCTCCTACTCCCATTAGGATTCAACAACATGTTACTTAAAACAAAAAGCTAA
- a CDS encoding 16S rRNA methyltransferase, with amino-acid sequence MSEKKRLHLIIADAELETVPEQILDHPAIVNYAKRRKRKPEKIILDSTYHHAALKQLEDGERRGRPDIVHICLLNALDSILNKEDRLRVYVHTRNDYVIYIKPETRLPRNYNRFIGLMESLFEKGAVPEDLELLRLERKTLQELINEINPDAVFVMHEEGELMIPKNFGKLLDKFKKPAVIIGGFPHGDFRSRVEGVKISLYKEPLMAWTIVNEVIVSYEWEVIKKFSTKFI; translated from the coding sequence ATGAGCGAGAAAAAAAGATTACACCTAATAATAGCCGATGCAGAATTAGAGACGGTTCCAGAACAGATACTAGATCACCCAGCCATAGTGAACTACGCTAAGAGGAGAAAGAGGAAGCCCGAGAAGATAATCCTCGATTCAACGTATCACCACGCTGCCTTAAAACAGCTTGAAGATGGGGAAAGGAGAGGGAGACCGGACATCGTCCACATATGTTTATTAAATGCCCTCGATAGTATCCTTAATAAGGAAGATAGGTTAAGGGTGTATGTTCACACAAGAAACGACTATGTTATATATATAAAGCCCGAGACAAGATTACCAAGAAATTACAACAGATTTATTGGACTCATGGAAAGTTTATTCGAGAAAGGTGCTGTTCCTGAAGACTTAGAGCTCCTCAGGTTGGAAAGAAAAACATTGCAGGAACTTATAAATGAAATAAATCCAGATGCCGTTTTTGTCATGCACGAAGAAGGCGAACTAATGATACCAAAAAATTTTGGAAAACTCTTGGATAAGTTCAAAAAACCAGCCGTGATCATTGGAGGATTCCCCCATGGAGACTTTAGGAGTAGAGTGGAGGGAGTTAAGATAAGTCTTTATAAAGAGCCATTGATGGCCTGGACTATCGTTAATGAAGTGATAGTTTCCTATGAATGGGAGGTTATTAAAAAGTTTAGTACAAAATTTATTTAA
- a CDS encoding sodium-dependent transporter, with amino-acid sequence MEQRDKWATKIGLILAMAGNAIGLGNFVRFPTQVAGNGGGAFMVPYFLALFLLGIPVMWVEWVQGRYGGKYGHGTLGPTFYLMARESLKPRSALIFGLIGGALAFATTTLLNSYYLHLIGWSAAYSWFSISGAYFNVESTAKFFESYLSNHGLVFLFWGITVVLLAIAVGQGVSKGIERWVKVMMPLLYVFAVILVIYVFALGSPLGQPQWSTIKGFEFIWSPNWTYLKEHLWSVMLAASGQIFFTLSLGMGIIQNYASYLGPKDDVALSGLATVSLNEFAEVVLGGSIAVPLAVAYAPKIVPPEVLAKGSNAALQWISENFGLGFSYTSLPNIFVQMGTAGRFFGALWFLLLWFAGFTSAIAMYNYLTALLEEDLGISRKTGTWIVFIIYFLLGIPVVYINGYLDQVDAWISFQLALLALFDIIVGVWLFKPDNFWKELHEGALINVPEFYKWITVIIAPIFIALPLFGTFTDLVSKTLGWPAKIAIIAMLIIGAIEAYYAIKKKYGEELEKNEVIIKL; translated from the coding sequence ATGGAGCAAAGGGATAAATGGGCAACAAAGATTGGTTTGATTTTAGCGATGGCAGGAAATGCCATCGGTCTAGGAAACTTCGTTAGGTTCCCCACCCAGGTAGCTGGCAACGGTGGAGGAGCATTCATGGTTCCCTACTTCCTGGCATTGTTCCTCTTAGGTATCCCAGTAATGTGGGTTGAGTGGGTTCAGGGTAGGTACGGTGGAAAGTACGGACACGGAACGCTAGGACCAACGTTCTACTTAATGGCTAGGGAAAGCTTGAAGCCCAGAAGCGCACTTATCTTCGGTCTAATCGGTGGAGCATTGGCGTTTGCGACCACAACGCTGCTTAACAGCTACTATCTTCACCTGATTGGATGGTCTGCAGCTTACTCATGGTTCAGCATATCTGGGGCTTACTTTAATGTCGAAAGTACAGCAAAATTCTTCGAAAGTTACCTAAGTAACCATGGCTTAGTATTCCTATTCTGGGGCATAACGGTAGTATTGCTGGCAATAGCTGTTGGCCAGGGTGTAAGCAAGGGAATTGAGAGATGGGTTAAGGTAATGATGCCCCTGCTATATGTGTTTGCAGTAATCCTAGTGATCTATGTGTTTGCCCTAGGTTCACCTCTCGGTCAACCACAGTGGTCAACGATAAAGGGATTTGAATTCATATGGAGCCCCAACTGGACCTACTTAAAGGAGCACCTATGGAGCGTAATGCTGGCGGCGAGTGGTCAGATATTCTTCACGCTGTCACTTGGAATGGGTATCATTCAGAACTATGCTTCCTATCTTGGCCCCAAAGATGACGTGGCACTTTCAGGTTTGGCCACGGTATCACTTAACGAGTTCGCTGAAGTCGTTCTCGGAGGTTCAATAGCGGTTCCATTAGCTGTTGCATACGCTCCAAAGATCGTTCCTCCAGAGGTCTTAGCTAAGGGAAGCAACGCCGCTCTCCAGTGGATTTCTGAAAACTTTGGACTAGGATTCTCGTACACTAGCTTACCTAACATCTTCGTCCAGATGGGGACTGCTGGTAGGTTCTTCGGTGCATTGTGGTTCCTCCTGCTATGGTTTGCAGGATTCACGTCAGCAATAGCCATGTACAACTACTTAACCGCATTACTTGAGGAGGATCTTGGAATTTCAAGAAAGACTGGAACATGGATAGTATTCATAATCTACTTCCTCCTGGGAATTCCTGTGGTTTACATAAATGGTTATCTAGACCAGGTAGATGCATGGATAAGCTTCCAGCTAGCGTTACTTGCTCTATTTGACATAATAGTTGGAGTGTGGCTATTCAAGCCAGACAACTTCTGGAAGGAGTTACACGAGGGGGCACTCATTAACGTTCCAGAGTTCTACAAGTGGATAACAGTAATAATTGCCCCAATATTCATTGCGCTACCACTCTTTGGAACATTTACTGACTTAGTAAGCAAGACCCTTGGATGGCCCGCCAAGATTGCTATAATTGCAATGCTGATCATTGGAGCCATCGAAGCATACTATGCTATAAAGAAGAAGTACGGCGAAGAGCTAGAGAAGAACGAGGTAATAATAAAGCTCTGA
- a CDS encoding ABC transporter permease: MSAIRSIASKELYVAVKTKRFIIILATYLLFIFLMLYFEREWISQSKSSVVHQSMLGASGPVYMTPISSIFINNAMLFMFFGAFLGILLGADAINREITRGTIKVLLGHPVYRDEVVNGKFLGNALALVLVIFIGFMFTISLALIFGIPMEGLSITRLLLLSILLLLYTLVFLSLGIMISSLIRSPETAMLIGVGLVIFFIFIYPLIASLIADRMVGPEPECYTIMTERVEIVGTSTFTYRESSNSCEDMYREWQEEKQAWEKRINMLNPVTHFAQLMIYTFAGDEEANDFLPLSESLGYGINNLAILIVELLFPFSIAYMRFMTRDLR, translated from the coding sequence ATGAGCGCAATAAGGAGCATTGCGTCCAAGGAACTTTACGTTGCAGTGAAGACAAAGAGGTTCATAATAATCTTAGCCACTTACCTTCTCTTTATATTTTTGATGTTATACTTCGAGAGGGAATGGATATCTCAAAGCAAAAGCAGCGTAGTCCATCAAAGCATGCTGGGAGCTAGCGGCCCAGTATACATGACTCCAATTTCATCCATTTTTATAAACAATGCAATGCTTTTCATGTTCTTTGGAGCATTCCTAGGAATTCTCCTGGGGGCAGATGCAATAAATAGAGAGATTACAAGGGGAACAATCAAAGTCTTGCTTGGCCATCCGGTGTACAGGGATGAGGTCGTTAACGGCAAGTTCCTTGGAAATGCCCTAGCCCTAGTCCTTGTCATATTCATCGGCTTCATGTTCACTATATCCCTGGCTTTAATATTCGGTATTCCCATGGAGGGACTCTCGATAACTAGGTTGCTCCTACTCTCAATTCTACTCCTACTTTACACCCTCGTATTCCTTAGCCTTGGGATAATGATCTCATCCCTCATAAGAAGTCCAGAGACTGCGATGCTCATAGGAGTAGGACTAGTGATATTCTTCATCTTCATATACCCCCTGATAGCGTCCCTAATTGCCGATAGAATGGTCGGACCGGAACCAGAGTGCTACACAATAATGACCGAGAGGGTTGAGATAGTTGGAACTTCTACGTTTACGTACAGAGAATCATCGAACAGCTGTGAGGACATGTATAGGGAGTGGCAGGAAGAAAAACAAGCTTGGGAAAAAAGAATAAACATGTTAAATCCAGTAACGCACTTCGCTCAGCTCATGATATACACCTTCGCCGGGGACGAGGAAGCCAACGATTTCTTGCCATTAAGCGAAAGTTTAGGCTATGGAATCAACAACTTGGCAATACTCATAGTCGAGTTACTGTTCCCGTTCTCAATTGCGTACATGAGGTTCATGACAAGGGATCTTAGGTGA
- a CDS encoding translation initiation factor IF-5A: MGDKTKVQVSKLKPGRYIIIDDEPCRIVNITVSSPGKHGSAKARIEAVGIFDGKVRSIVKPTSAEVDVPIIDKKTAQVIAITPDTVQIMDMETYEMFEVPIDTGVAEEIRDQLKEGINVEYWETLGRVKIMRIKGEGE; the protein is encoded by the coding sequence ATGGGAGACAAGACAAAGGTTCAGGTTAGCAAGCTCAAGCCTGGAAGGTACATAATCATCGATGACGAGCCATGTAGGATAGTGAACATTACAGTCTCGTCCCCAGGAAAGCACGGTTCAGCAAAGGCGAGAATTGAGGCAGTCGGAATATTCGATGGCAAGGTTAGGAGTATAGTAAAGCCGACGAGTGCTGAAGTTGACGTTCCAATAATAGACAAGAAGACTGCCCAGGTAATAGCCATAACACCCGACACGGTTCAGATAATGGACATGGAGACCTATGAAATGTTCGAGGTTCCAATAGACACCGGAGTCGCTGAAGAAATCAGGGATCAACTAAAGGAAGGGATAAACGTGGAATACTGGGAGACACTTGGCAGGGTAAAGATAATGAGGATAAAGGGAGAGGGCGAATGA
- a CDS encoding pyridoxal phosphate-dependent aminotransferase → MAMSDRLDLVNPSEIRKLFDIAAGMKDVISLGIGEPDFDTPQHIKEYAKEALDMGLTHYGPNIGLPELREAIAEKLKKQNNIEADPNKEIMVLVGANQAFLMGLSAFLKDGEEVLIPTPAFVSYAPAVILAGGKPVEVPTYEENEFRLNVDELKKYVTEKTKALIINSPCNPTGSVLKKKDLEEIADFAVEHDLIVISDEVYEHFIYDDVKHYSIASLDGMFERTITVNGFSKTFAMTGWRLGFVAAPSWIIEKMVKFQMYNATCPVTFIQYAAAKALRDERSWKAVEEMRKEYDRRRKLVWKRLNEMGLPTVKPKGAFYIFPRIKDTGLTSKEFSELMLMEAKVAVVPGSAFGKAGEGYVRISYATAYEKLEEAMDRMEKVLREKKLT, encoded by the coding sequence ATGGCGATGAGCGATAGGCTTGACCTTGTTAACCCTTCTGAAATTAGAAAGCTCTTCGATATAGCGGCGGGAATGAAGGATGTCATATCCCTGGGGATTGGGGAGCCGGACTTTGATACCCCTCAGCACATTAAGGAGTATGCTAAGGAAGCCCTTGATATGGGATTAACGCATTATGGCCCTAACATAGGCCTGCCAGAATTGAGGGAGGCGATAGCTGAGAAGTTGAAAAAGCAAAATAACATTGAAGCTGACCCAAATAAGGAGATTATGGTCCTCGTTGGTGCCAATCAAGCGTTTCTCATGGGTCTTTCAGCATTTCTAAAGGATGGGGAAGAAGTTCTAATCCCAACCCCTGCCTTCGTCAGCTACGCTCCAGCCGTAATATTAGCTGGAGGAAAGCCAGTTGAAGTTCCAACGTACGAAGAGAACGAGTTCAGATTAAACGTTGATGAGCTAAAGAAGTACGTCACGGAGAAGACTAAGGCCTTAATAATAAACTCTCCTTGCAACCCAACAGGTTCCGTTTTGAAGAAGAAAGACCTAGAAGAGATAGCGGATTTTGCCGTGGAGCATGATTTAATAGTGATAAGCGATGAGGTTTATGAACACTTTATATATGACGATGTTAAGCACTACAGCATAGCTTCTTTGGATGGAATGTTTGAGAGGACGATAACAGTTAACGGCTTCTCAAAGACGTTTGCAATGACTGGGTGGAGACTCGGCTTTGTCGCGGCTCCCTCATGGATAATAGAGAAGATGGTCAAGTTCCAGATGTACAATGCAACGTGCCCAGTAACTTTCATCCAATATGCGGCAGCTAAGGCTCTCAGGGATGAGAGGAGTTGGAAGGCAGTTGAAGAGATGAGGAAGGAATATGACAGGAGAAGGAAGCTCGTGTGGAAGAGGCTTAACGAGATGGGTCTCCCAACTGTAAAACCCAAGGGTGCATTCTACATATTCCCCAGGATAAAGGATACGGGATTAACGAGCAAGGAATTCAGCGAACTAATGTTAATGGAAGCGAAGGTTGCCGTGGTTCCTGGGAGTGCATTCGGGAAGGCAGGGGAGGGCTACGTTAGGATAAGCTATGCAACAGCCTATGAAAAGTTGGAGGAAGCCATGGACAGAATGGAGAAGGTTTTGAGGGAGAAGAAGCTCACCTAA
- the rpiA gene encoding ribose 5-phosphate isomerase A yields MNIEEMKKIAAKEALKFIEDDMVIGLGTGSTTAYFIRLLGDMIKKGEVSDIVGVPTSYQSRLLAIESGIPVATLDQVDAIDVAVDGADEVDPNLNLIKGRGAALTMEKIIESRAGMFIVLVDERKLVDYLCQKMPVPIEVIPQAWRAIVEELSIFNAEAKLRMGVNKDGPVITDNGNFIIDAKFPRIDDPLDMEIELNTIPGVVENGIFADIADIVIVGTKEGVKTLER; encoded by the coding sequence ATGAACATTGAGGAAATGAAGAAAATTGCTGCCAAGGAGGCATTAAAGTTCATTGAGGATGACATGGTAATAGGGTTAGGAACGGGTTCAACTACTGCCTACTTTATAAGACTCCTGGGCGACATGATAAAGAAGGGAGAAGTAAGCGATATTGTAGGCGTTCCAACTTCTTATCAGTCAAGATTGCTTGCCATAGAGAGCGGAATTCCAGTTGCTACGCTGGATCAAGTTGATGCAATAGATGTAGCTGTGGATGGAGCGGATGAGGTTGATCCAAATTTAAACCTAATCAAGGGCAGAGGTGCAGCGCTTACAATGGAAAAGATAATTGAGTCGAGGGCAGGCATGTTCATTGTTTTAGTTGATGAGAGGAAACTCGTTGATTACCTATGCCAAAAAATGCCCGTTCCTATAGAGGTGATTCCTCAAGCGTGGAGGGCCATAGTGGAGGAGCTCAGCATATTCAATGCTGAAGCGAAGCTCAGGATGGGAGTTAACAAGGATGGCCCGGTGATAACTGACAATGGAAACTTCATAATAGATGCGAAGTTTCCGAGGATAGATGATCCACTTGACATGGAGATAGAACTGAACACCATACCTGGAGTTGTGGAAAACGGCATATTTGCGGATATAGCTGATATCGTTATAGTCGGAACCAAGGAGGGGGTTAAAACACTTGAAAGGTGA
- a CDS encoding AbrB/MazE/SpoVT family DNA-binding domain-containing protein → MPITKVTRNYQVTLPAEVRKVLGIREGDFLEVEVRGDEIVMRKLRKNRRTLKLGRNLTPEDIERIIEEGMRECMQ, encoded by the coding sequence ATGCCCATAACGAAAGTGACTAGGAACTATCAAGTGACCCTTCCAGCAGAGGTCAGAAAAGTGCTTGGAATTAGGGAGGGTGATTTTCTTGAGGTTGAAGTGAGGGGTGATGAAATCGTTATGAGGAAGTTGAGGAAAAACAGGAGAACACTGAAACTTGGAAGGAATTTAACCCCCGAAGATATCGAAAGGATTATAGAGGAGGGTATGCGGGAATGCATGCAGTAA
- a CDS encoding MBL fold metallo-hydrolase — protein sequence MVVKVTIVFENHAGYRKGLIGYHGFSALVESNGYKVLVDTGTDGKVLLNNMHELGIDANDIDVLFITHGHYDHTGGLKEFLKERSEPIEVYAHPGIFDERIALKPRKRDIGIPFQRKELEELGARFNLSPEPLEFLPGFISSGEIKRVTWDRAVGYFPDGRKDPVRDDMALIVEGSKGLVVISGCGHSGIINIARHAMELRGSKIAALIGGFHLRGAKKELLDDVVTNMKELGVNALYPGHCTGIEEFSYLWSKLDNVEGIYVGKEIKI from the coding sequence ATGGTAGTTAAGGTTACCATAGTTTTTGAGAACCACGCTGGTTACAGGAAAGGTTTAATAGGTTACCATGGTTTTTCTGCACTGGTCGAGTCGAACGGCTACAAAGTTTTGGTAGATACGGGAACAGATGGCAAAGTCCTGCTAAACAACATGCACGAGTTAGGGATTGATGCAAATGATATAGATGTCCTCTTCATAACCCATGGGCACTATGATCATACCGGCGGCTTAAAGGAGTTCTTGAAGGAAAGGAGTGAACCGATTGAAGTGTACGCTCATCCTGGGATATTCGATGAAAGGATAGCCTTAAAGCCCAGGAAAAGGGATATCGGCATTCCCTTCCAAAGGAAGGAGCTTGAGGAACTTGGTGCTAGGTTCAACTTGTCTCCTGAACCTCTTGAGTTCCTCCCTGGGTTCATAAGTTCTGGTGAGATAAAGAGGGTAACGTGGGATAGGGCGGTAGGTTACTTTCCAGACGGACGGAAAGATCCAGTTAGAGATGACATGGCGTTAATCGTTGAAGGAAGTAAAGGTTTAGTGGTTATTAGTGGGTGTGGGCACAGCGGGATAATAAATATAGCCCGCCATGCAATGGAGCTAAGGGGGAGTAAGATAGCCGCACTCATTGGAGGCTTTCACCTCAGGGGTGCCAAGAAGGAGCTCCTTGATGACGTTGTGACTAACATGAAGGAGCTGGGGGTTAATGCTCTCTATCCTGGGCACTGCACTGGAATAGAAGAGTTCTCTTATCTGTGGAGTAAATTGGACAACGTAGAGGGAATATATGTAGGAAAAGAAATTAAAATTTGA
- a CDS encoding PIN domain-containing protein → MHAVIDTDILIYDTFEDLEFHEEARALLDSLSKWYVPTIVLQEYIWFFKRNNFSLLDAKSMLMEYVRDPRFKGLGESHEVIIHALKILEENELSLSHFNDAIILYQAFSRKYPLATFDEKLRKLATKHGIRVLPEI, encoded by the coding sequence ATGCATGCAGTAATTGACACCGACATTCTTATCTACGACACCTTTGAGGATCTCGAGTTCCATGAAGAGGCTAGGGCTTTGTTAGATTCACTTAGCAAGTGGTACGTGCCAACAATAGTTCTCCAGGAATACATCTGGTTCTTTAAAAGGAATAATTTCTCTCTCCTCGATGCGAAATCAATGCTCATGGAGTACGTTAGGGATCCGAGGTTCAAGGGTTTAGGCGAAAGTCATGAAGTGATAATCCACGCTCTCAAGATTCTTGAGGAGAACGAACTTTCACTATCCCACTTTAATGATGCTATCATTCTTTACCAGGCATTCTCAAGAAAATACCCACTCGCAACGTTCGACGAAAAACTAAGAAAACTAGCAACAAAACATGGGATCAGAGTGTTGCCTGAAATTTAA
- a CDS encoding NOL1/NOP2/sun family putative RNA methylase codes for MLEKLLTLGYSKPFAERYYQLWGERALRIAQAMEKPLPRCFRINTLKISVQNLVKRLNKKGFQFRRVPWAREGFCLTREPFSITSTPEYLTGLIYIQEASSMYPPVALDPKPGEIVADMAAAPGGKTSYLAQLMENKGVIYAFDVDEDRLKETRINLSRLGVLNVILFHSSSLYIDQLGIEFDKILLDAPCTGSGTIHKNPERKWNRTMDDIKFCQGLQMKLVEKALEVLKPGGILVYSTCSLEPEENEFVIQWVLENFDVELLPLKYGEPALTRPFGIELSDEIKKARRLYPDVHGTSGFFVAKIRKL; via the coding sequence ATCCTAGAGAAGCTACTAACTCTCGGCTATTCTAAACCCTTTGCCGAAAGGTACTATCAACTTTGGGGGGAAAGGGCTTTAAGAATAGCTCAGGCAATGGAAAAACCACTACCAAGATGTTTTAGGATCAACACCCTAAAAATTTCCGTTCAAAATCTAGTGAAGCGGCTAAACAAGAAAGGGTTTCAATTTAGAAGGGTCCCCTGGGCAAGAGAGGGTTTCTGTTTAACTAGGGAGCCTTTCTCAATAACCTCCACCCCAGAGTACCTTACCGGTTTAATTTATATCCAAGAGGCCAGCTCCATGTACCCTCCCGTCGCTTTGGATCCAAAGCCGGGAGAGATAGTTGCTGACATGGCGGCGGCTCCTGGGGGTAAGACGAGTTATCTAGCACAGTTAATGGAGAATAAGGGGGTTATTTATGCCTTCGATGTCGACGAAGATAGATTAAAGGAAACAAGAATTAACTTGTCCCGACTTGGTGTCCTTAACGTTATCCTCTTTCACTCATCCTCCCTCTATATAGACCAACTCGGGATAGAGTTCGACAAGATACTCCTCGATGCCCCGTGCACGGGTTCTGGAACCATACATAAGAACCCGGAGAGAAAATGGAACAGGACAATGGATGATATAAAGTTCTGCCAGGGCCTTCAGATGAAGCTCGTTGAAAAGGCGTTGGAAGTTCTCAAACCTGGAGGGATACTTGTTTACTCAACGTGTTCGCTTGAACCTGAAGAGAATGAGTTCGTTATTCAGTGGGTTCTTGAGAACTTTGATGTTGAGCTACTTCCATTGAAGTACGGGGAGCCAGCTCTAACTAGGCCCTTTGGAATTGAACTAAGCGATGAAATAAAAAAGGCGAGAAGGTTATATCCAGATGTTCACGGAACGAGTGGATTCTTCGTAGCGAAAATAAGGAAGCTTTAA